One segment of Rhodopirellula baltica SH 1 DNA contains the following:
- a CDS encoding DUF2752 domain-containing protein has product MGVEFEGEPSASSGGVDSDCIDVGCARPLVGLSGESCGFGVRGLVAVWVLVGGGLLGVARSLSPASAGLGTHQQLGLPPCSMRMLFGVRCPACGMTTSWSWLTRGDLVASASANLSGMLLGFFVLVLLVLGLRLVWYGRCLSRRVNWWVGFGVVFLGVLSVAEWLVRLQFD; this is encoded by the coding sequence TTGGGCGTTGAATTTGAAGGCGAACCGTCTGCTTCTTCAGGTGGTGTTGATTCCGATTGTATTGATGTTGGCTGTGCCCGGCCGCTCGTCGGTTTGTCGGGGGAGTCGTGCGGTTTTGGTGTTCGCGGGCTTGTTGCCGTTTGGGTGTTGGTTGGCGGTGGATTGCTCGGTGTGGCTCGTTCGTTATCGCCCGCGTCGGCAGGGCTGGGGACGCATCAGCAGTTGGGGCTGCCCCCGTGCTCGATGCGGATGTTGTTTGGGGTTCGGTGCCCTGCGTGCGGGATGACGACTTCTTGGAGTTGGTTGACGCGGGGTGATTTGGTTGCCTCCGCTTCCGCCAATTTGTCTGGGATGTTGCTGGGTTTTTTCGTTTTGGTGTTGTTGGTGTTGGGTTTGAGGTTGGTTTGGTATGGCCGCTGTTTGTCTCGCAGGGTGAACTGGTGGGTTGGTTTTGGTGTCGTGTTCCTCGGCGTTCTCAGCGTCGCGGAATGGTTGGTTCGATTGCAGTTCGATTGA
- the rpsJ gene encoding 30S ribosomal protein S10, whose protein sequence is MSTGPSEVIRIRMEAYDHAVLDQSARDIVDTVKATASIVHGPIPLPTRIERYTVLSSPFVNKKARQQYEIRTHKRLVDIVQASAKTIEALNKLSLPAGVDIKIKASAR, encoded by the coding sequence GTGTCAACCGGCCCCAGCGAAGTCATCCGCATTCGAATGGAAGCGTACGACCATGCCGTGCTGGACCAGAGTGCCCGCGACATTGTCGACACCGTCAAAGCGACCGCCAGCATTGTGCATGGCCCAATCCCTTTGCCAACCCGAATCGAACGATACACGGTTCTGTCGAGCCCCTTCGTCAACAAGAAGGCTCGCCAACAATATGAAATCCGAACGCACAAGCGTTTGGTGGACATCGTTCAGGCATCCGCCAAGACGATCGAAGCACTCAACAAGCTAAGCCTGCCGGCTGGTGTCGATATCAAGATCAAGGCGTCCGCCCGCTGA